In a genomic window of Wyeomyia smithii strain HCP4-BCI-WySm-NY-G18 chromosome 1, ASM2978416v1, whole genome shotgun sequence:
- the LOC129718853 gene encoding elongation factor 1-gamma, translated as MAGTLYTYPGNFRAYKALIAAQFSGAKVNVASDFVFGETNKSDAFLKKFPLGKVPAFETADGKYLTESNAIAYYVSNEQLRGKTDFEKAEVLSFLSFADAELLPAVHAWVFPILGIYQYQKNNVERAKQDVKVALEALNARLLRQTFLVGERLTLADVVVFCTLLSAYENAFDPSFRAPFGSVTRWFTTVLNQPQVKAVVQNFSLCAKVAEIDPKKFAEFQAKTGGAQQQQQKKEKEKKPQPAPAKKEPKAPEPAEELDACEQALLEEPKSKDPFDALPKGTFNFDDFKRFYSNEDESKSVPYFWEKFDSENYSIWYGEYKYPEELTKVFMSCNLITGMFQRLDKMRKQAFASVCLFGEDNNSTISGVWVWRGQELAFKLSPDWQVDYEVYDWKKLDPRAEETKQLVAQYFSWTGADKGGRKFNQGKVFK; from the exons ATGGCCGGC aCCTTATACACTTATCCAGGAAATTTTCGTGCCTACAAGGCACTGATCGCTGCTCAATTTTCCGGTGCGAAAGTCAATGTGGCCTCGGACTTCGTCTTCGGAGAAACCAATAAAAGTGATGCGTTTCTGAAGAAGTTTCCCCTTGGAAAG GTCCCGGCTTTCGAGACTGCCGATGGTAAATATTTGACGGAAAGCAATGCCATTGCGTACTACGTCTCGAATGAGCAGCTACGTGGGAAGACGGATTTCGAGAAAGCTGAAGTACTGTCATTTTTGTCCTTTGCCGATGCCGAACTGCTGCCGGCCGTTCACGCCTGGGTGTTCCCAATCTTGGGAATTTACCAGTACCAAAAGAATAATGTTGAACGGGCCAAGCAGGATGTCAAAGTCGCTCTGGAGGCGTTGAATGCACGACTGCTCCGGCAGACTTTCCTCGTGGGCGAACGTCTGACTTTGGCCGATGTTGTTGTATTTTGCACACTGCTGAGTGCTTACGAGAACGCCTTCGATCCATCCTTCCGAGCTCCCTTCGGAAGTGTGACCCGTTGGTTCACCACGGTGCTAAACCAACCCCAAGTGAAGGCCGTTGTGCAAAATTTCTCTCTGTGTGCCAAGGTGGCGGAAATCGATCCGAAGAAGTTTGCCGAATTCCAAGCCAAGACTGGAGGTgctcaacaacaacagcagaagaaggaaaaagaaaagaagCCCCAGCCAGCGCCAGCTAAAAAGGAACCGAAGGCGCCGGAACCTGCCGAGGAATTGGATGCCTGTGAGCAGGCATTGCTCGAAGAGCCTAAGTCTAAGGATCCGTTCGACGCGCTACCCAAAGGCACGTTTAACTTTGATGATTTCAAGAGATTCTACTCCAACGAGGATGAGTCGAAGTCGGTTCCCTACTTCTGGGAAAAGTTTGATTCGGAAAATTACTCCATCTGGTATGGCGAGTACAAGTATCCAGAAGAACTGACGAAGGTTTTCATGAGCTGTAATTTGATCACCGGAATGTTCCAACGGCTGGACAAGATGCGCAAGCAGGCATTCGCTTCGGTGTGCCTCTTCGGTGAGGACAACAACAGCACAATCTCCGGTGTTTGGGTATGGCGTGGTCAAGAGCTGGCCTTCAAACTGTCTCCCGATTGGCAGGTAGATTACGAAGTGTACGACTGGAAAAAGTTGGATCCCAGGGCAGAGGAAACCAAACAGCTGGTGGCTCAGTATTTCTCCTGGACCGGCGCTGATAAGGGTGGCCGCAAGTTCAATCAGGGCAAAGTTTTCAAGTAA